The Micropterus dolomieu isolate WLL.071019.BEF.003 ecotype Adirondacks linkage group LG23, ASM2129224v1, whole genome shotgun sequence DNA window GCAAACTGTAAAAAGCTGACTACAGGTTTAATAGTTGATAGTTTTGCTGAATTTAAAGTTTGAATAAAGCctgtagctgaaagtatgcaGTAGTAGAACTTATTACAAATGACAAATATTATCTAATTATAAAGGTAAATTACACTACAGTTGTTGGTTCACATTACAGTAATTACATACATTAGAAAAAGtagtttatgttttaaaaaagaaattaacgAAATTATTGAGTGTGTAAGTCAATAACATCAGTGATGTATGATGTGGATGGGTGAGCATGATGGAGTGTAATGTGCTGCTGCAAGTGGGTTTCTCTGGTACTTTCAATGAGGAAGACACAGGGTGCTTTTCATTTTGCTGACTTAGGCTTCCTCAcgtcctctctcctcccctgaCCCTGAAATCCTTCCCCGGCACCTAGAAGAGATGAGGAgcgaggagggagagaggatgCTTTTGGAGGAGCGTTGAGTGATGAAACATATATGTATCCTATGCTGAAGTCTTTTATCAAGTGGATAATAGTAGAACACAGCTACAAGGTGAGGTGCACTATGTTGCTCTGTCACATTGTGTGTGTCTAACACTTCAGAATATGTAGGTTAATTTAATTGGAGTGTTGTGTAACTTCACACAAAGCAGCcgtttgttttttgtgatttttattttacaatacaatCAACATAGGTTTCACACTTTCagtgtgctgtacaaataacaATAATGCAGTTAAAAAGCACTGATCTGTAGGCTATATTAATTGATAGATTTTAGGAGAATATTAAATGACAACAgtaataatactactaataagCACCCACAGCAAGTCACACCACACCTACATATCAGCAGGTTATGcgtgtatgttttattttgaccacTAGGGGTCATGGTAACACATGAAACCAATGCAGCGAAGAAGAAAATCCTCGTTCTCGAAATGCAGCGAGAGCAGTGACAGACTAATCCTGTGTAAGTATCACAGTAGCCCGCTTGAAATCATTCGCTTTATTTACCAAATCATGGACCATTTATGACACACCGCCTTCATAGAGCAGAACTTAAACCCATACTAATACAGACTTGTGGATGAGCAAATGTCAACTAATAGCTGTATTAGCTAACTAAGGTAGCTAACGTGAACTGATTGGAAAGGGATGgtaggtagctagctagctagctagtatTTGTCCACCGCAATCATGAGCGAAGATGACAATTCAGCATCAGCAAATAAGGACAAAGAGTCGACTCTCCTGCTCACTAAAGACGGACAAAGGTACTACGTGAATAAGAGCGGAGTAGTCGACAGCAGGAATGTGATAACGCCGCACGAACCAGAGAACAACGTCTCCTCCTACGACATGGATGATCCGGACGAGGAGAGCGACGTCCTGGACACTTCAGATCCCAGAGACAGCGCCGCCAGCCCGGAGGAGCTCAACGACGAGGAGACCTCAGAGGGCGACAACGCTCCCAAACAGTGCACCTACGAGGGGTGCACAGAGACCACAACGCAGGTGGCCAAGCAGAGGAAACCGTGGATGTGCAAAAAGCACCGcaacaaaatgtacaaagacaagtacaagaagaagaagaatgatcAGGCCATGTCCAGTGGAAAAATTGATGTAAGATTTAAGCTCCATACATACTTTTATACATCGAGGTATTCATTTGAACTCAACATGATGTGGTAGAGACATTACAAACCTTTAAGTACACTTTTATTACTACACATGTCTACACGTAGATGACtgaaggagaaaggaatttGAGGGGTGTAACCCTCAATGCAGTTGACATTACAAGGGCTGAACTTATTGGCGCATGTGGTTCCCTGGCCCAGTTTTTCCAGACTTTACTaaaccacaaaacaaacaaaactggcCCAGTtaattgcttgtttttgtctttctttgtgcTAATCAGGAAAACTCAGAGGAGCGGCCCGTGTCTGTGAACAAACAGCGTCTGGGTGCCATGGGGGACCGGCCAGCCAGACCCTCCTTGATAGAGCAGGTCCTCAACCAGAAAAGACTGGTAAGCTGGTCAGATGGACCGATTGTGACATGATGCAACTACAGATGGGTAACAAATTATAGGGGGGAAAACAATTTAAAGCATCTTTATAAGCCAGCCTCCAGAACAGTAAGTGTGCCCCATGATTTGCATAATTTTCATACTCACCAAACGATTTATTGACCTCTTCCTTTGAGGGGAGAAGTGGGCCCATGCCATGACAGGAAAATGCCCCCTTCATGTGAAAATGCATCTGCATTTGTTGATTTCCCCCTTTAATGTATTGAAGGGTTTCCTTTAATATGTCATCCATCTGTTTGTAACGGTCCAGACTCTCGCTGCtatatctgtctttttctcGAGATAAGAGAGCCTTTTAATGTTGCTCCACATTGTAGAGCATGGCTGAACACTGTATTCAAATAACTTGCATGCATCTGCTATGTATCTAAGTGAACAGGTTTGAcagccattgtgtttgctctgtTCTTCCACCCAGACTGGGAAGCATCAGATTTTGAAGGtcttattatgctttttggctttttccctttcctttattgtgttatatatcttttttgtgtacatgtaataggtttcaaagtgaaaaagtccaaagtccaccacagagggagttaccatctcccacagaaa harbors:
- the LOC123962996 gene encoding regulatory factor X-associated protein, translating into MSEDDNSASANKDKESTLLLTKDGQRYYVNKSGVVDSRNVITPHEPENNVSSYDMDDPDEESDVLDTSDPRDSAASPEELNDEETSEGDNAPKQCTYEGCTETTTQVAKQRKPWMCKKHRNKMYKDKYKKKKNDQAMSSGKIDENSEERPVSVNKQRLGAMGDRPARPSLIEQVLNQKRLSLLRSPEVISFLQQQQQLLATQGRSQSQQQFQGC